TCGCCACGCTGAGATCCAGGTGCCACGCGGCCGGGCCGACGGTGCTGTCCCGTAGTGCCTGGTACCCCCCCGACCAGGGGGAGTTCGACCAGATCAGCGCAACGAGCGCGCCGAGGAGCAGGAGCGCCCCACCGACGGTCTCCCTGCGGAGGATGGCGGCGACACGGCTGGTCTCGCCCCACGAGCGGCGGGCGAACAGGTTGGTGCGGCGGCGGTCGGCGGCGGGCACGGGAACTCCTCGTCGGCAGGGGTCGCGTCGTCCATCGCCGACCAGACTTCCCGGCACACCGGAACCCACCCTACCGGCACCCTGGCGAAACCCCACGACGTGCCCGTCGAGGGGTTCCCCGGCACCGCGCCGCCGCAGGACCCTGCACGGTCCCGGCCGGGTGGGTGCCCGGCCGGGACCGGAGCGGATCAGAGGGTACGGGCCAGCCGGTCGGCGAGCAGCCGGGCGAACCGGGCCGGGTCGGCCAGGTCGCCGCCCTCGGCCAGCAGCGCCGTGCCGTAGAGCAGCTCGGCCGCCTCGGTCAGCGACGACAGGTCGTCACCCCGCTGGTGGGCGGCCCGTAGACCGGTGACCAACGGGTGGGTCGGGTTGAGCTCCAGGATGCGCTTGATCGACGGCAGCTCCTGCCCCATCGCCCGGTACATCTTCTCCAGGGTCGGGGTGATGTCGTTCGCGTCGCCGACGATGCACGCGGGCGAGGTGGTCAGCCGGGAGGAGAGCCGGACCTCCTTCACCGTCTCGGAGAGCGCCTCGCCGAGGAAGGTGAGCAGCGTGGCGTACTCCTTGTTCTGCTGGTCCCGGGCGACCTCGGTGGCCTTGCGCTCCTCCTCGGTCTCCAGGTCCACCTGCCCCTTGGCGATGGAGCGCAGCGGCTTGCCGTCGAACTGGCCGACCCGCTCCACCCACACCTCGTCGACCGGGTCGGTGAGCAGCAGCACCTCGTAGCCCTTGGCCCGGAACGCCTCCAGGTGCGGGGAGTTCTCCAGCATGGTGCGGTTCTCGCCGGTGGCGTAGTAGATCTCGCCCTGGCCCTCCTTCATCCGCGCCACGTAGTCGCCCAGCGTGGTGGGCTCGGTGGCGTGGTGGGTGGAAGAGACCGTGACCAGGTCGAGGATGGTCTCGGTGTTGTCCGCGTCCTCCAGCAGACCCTCCTTGACCACCCGGCCGAACTCGGACCAGAAGGTGGCGAACCGCTCGGGGTTGCCGGCGCGCATCTCCTTGACCGTGCCGAGCACCTTGCGGACCAGCCGGCGGCGAACGATCTGGATCTGCCGGTCCTGCTGGAGGATCTCCCGGGAGATGTTCAGCGACAGGTCGTGGGCGTCCACCACGCCCCGGACGAAGCGCAGGTAGCTCGGCATCAGCGCGGCGCAGTCGTCCATCACGAAGACCCGCTTGACGTAGAGCTGCACCCCGCGACGCCCGTCGGCCTGGTAGAGGTCGTAGGGCGCGTGCGCGGGCAGGAACAGCAGCGCCTCGTACTCGAAGGTGCCCTCCCCGCGCATGTGGATGGTCTCCAGCGGGTCGGTCCAGTCGTGGCTGACGTGCCGGTAGAACTCCCGGTACTCCTCCTCGGCGACCTCGTCGCGCGAGCGCGCCCAGAGCGCCTTGCGGGAGTTCAGGGTCTCCACGGTGGGTTCGCCGCCGTCGACGCCCGGCACGGTGGTACGGATCGGCCAGGCGATGAAGTCGGAGTACCGCTTGACGATCTCCCGGATGGTGCTCCGGTCGGTGTAGTCGTGCAGGCTGTCCTCGTCGTCGGCGGGCTTGAGGTGCACGGTGACCGAGGTGCCCTGCGGGGCGTCGTCGACCGTCTCGACCACGTAGGTGCCCTCACCGGTGGACTCCCAGCGGGTGCCCTCGGTCTGCCCGGCCCGCCGGGTGAGCAGGGTCACCCGGTCGGCGACCATGAACGTCGAGTAGAACCCGACGCCGAACTGCCCGATCAGCTCGCCGCCGACGTTCTCCTTGGACTCCTTGAGCTTGCGCAGCAGCTCGGCGGTGCCGGAACGGGCGATCGTGCCGATCAGTGACACGACGTCCTCGCGGGACATGCCGATGCCGTTGTCCCGGATGGTGAGGGTCCGCGCCTCCGGGTCCGCCACCAGCTCGATGTGCAGGTCGGAGGTGTCGACG
Above is a window of Micromonospora rifamycinica DNA encoding:
- the htpG gene encoding molecular chaperone HtpG; its protein translation is MSTRTETLEFQAETRQLLHLMVHSIYSHKDVFLRELISNASDALDKLRLESLVDSDLDVDTSDLHIELVADPEARTLTIRDNGIGMSREDVVSLIGTIARSGTAELLRKLKESKENVGGELIGQFGVGFYSTFMVADRVTLLTRRAGQTEGTRWESTGEGTYVVETVDDAPQGTSVTVHLKPADDEDSLHDYTDRSTIREIVKRYSDFIAWPIRTTVPGVDGGEPTVETLNSRKALWARSRDEVAEEEYREFYRHVSHDWTDPLETIHMRGEGTFEYEALLFLPAHAPYDLYQADGRRGVQLYVKRVFVMDDCAALMPSYLRFVRGVVDAHDLSLNISREILQQDRQIQIVRRRLVRKVLGTVKEMRAGNPERFATFWSEFGRVVKEGLLEDADNTETILDLVTVSSTHHATEPTTLGDYVARMKEGQGEIYYATGENRTMLENSPHLEAFRAKGYEVLLLTDPVDEVWVERVGQFDGKPLRSIAKGQVDLETEEERKATEVARDQQNKEYATLLTFLGEALSETVKEVRLSSRLTTSPACIVGDANDITPTLEKMYRAMGQELPSIKRILELNPTHPLVTGLRAAHQRGDDLSSLTEAAELLYGTALLAEGGDLADPARFARLLADRLARTL